A region from the Candidatus Magasanikbacteria bacterium genome encodes:
- a CDS encoding beta-galactosidase, whose product MRILRIKILVGVLFFTIILFVVFLILLNRKTYEVDYGISFSRSHAESLGLDWKEVYLEMLKDLKPKYIRISAPWNSVESEKGRFYFDDIDWQMDEAYKNNTKVVLVVGQKTPRWPECHTPDWVSYDNEDDVSAKEELFDYIEKVVERYKDHKALEIWQVENEPYISFKFGECENYHKEWVGEEIEFVRILDNKHKIMITDSGELSTWIKSIKAGDIFGTTIYRVIATESGRYFNYDWILPPVFYRVKALIFGRSLDDVFVSELQVEPWIHNGDILSTPIEEQEKSMNIKRLKKNLDFVTHIGTPRAYLWGVEWWYWMKSEKDNSVYWNIVKDYTNK is encoded by the coding sequence ATGAGGATATTAAGAATAAAAATTCTAGTAGGTGTTTTATTTTTTACTATTATTTTATTTGTAGTATTTTTGATTTTGTTAAATAGAAAAACTTATGAGGTTGATTATGGAATAAGTTTTAGTAGGTCGCACGCCGAATCATTGGGTTTGGATTGGAAGGAGGTCTATTTGGAAATGTTAAAAGATTTAAAACCGAAATATATTAGAATATCGGCTCCTTGGAATTCTGTAGAATCTGAAAAAGGTAGGTTTTATTTTGATGATATAGATTGGCAGATGGATGAGGCGTATAAAAATAACACAAAAGTAGTTCTAGTTGTTGGTCAAAAGACACCTCGTTGGCCAGAATGCCATACTCCAGATTGGGTTAGTTATGATAACGAAGATGATGTTTCTGCAAAAGAAGAGCTGTTTGACTATATAGAAAAAGTTGTAGAAAGATATAAAGATCACAAAGCTTTAGAGATTTGGCAGGTAGAAAATGAGCCGTACATTAGTTTTAAATTTGGTGAATGTGAGAATTATCATAAAGAGTGGGTGGGGGAGGAAATAGAGTTTGTAAGAATTTTGGATAACAAACATAAAATAATGATAACTGACAGTGGAGAGCTTAGCACTTGGATAAAGTCTATAAAAGCTGGCGATATTTTTGGTACAACTATTTATAGAGTTATTGCGACAGAAAGTGGAAGGTATTTTAATTATGATTGGATTTTACCCCCAGTTTTTTATAGGGTAAAAGCTTTAATTTTTGGCAGAAGTTTGGACGATGTCTTTGTTTCTGAATTGCAGGTAGAGCCTTGGATTCATAATGGAGATATTTTGAGTACACCTATTGAAGAGCAGGAAAAAAGTATGAATATAAAAAGATTAAAAAAGAATTTGGATTTTGTCACACATATTGGAACTCCTCGTGCATATTTATGGGGTGTAGAATGGTGGTATTGGATGAAGTCAGAAAAAGATAATAGCGTATATTGGAATATTGTGAAAGATTATACTAATAAATAG
- a CDS encoding tyrosine-type recombinase/integrase, with protein MSARKINNRWHVDFRLEGKRHRSIAPENSKGSAMDYERLLRDEIVLKKKQSKKTKSGKIYNSYEEFLSDWYETYVLANNRPSEQIKKSGIIRNHLVPHFGQTKLEEISERDMEILKRDKLASGLAAKTIKNIQSVMRKSLDCAVQWGYLDKIPYFTWIKVPRTEVRVISKYCEQELLNDNTNLLWNTMIIVALKTGMQLGEILALRWTDVNFFENILNVNGSINVCFERAPTKNGKCRVIPMSNDVRSGLKRLFEDNRKKSRNTYVFDRGDEKPFSMYASGRMLKKITKQIDIDEHIHWHKLRHTFATNVAKRGVSMRILQELLGHSTILMTERYSHVDMEAKQNAIQLLDHKNENFGQILGRCPTYPQGTKNKTQPEFGCVVR; from the coding sequence ATGTCAGCAAGGAAAATAAACAACCGATGGCATGTCGACTTTCGATTGGAAGGAAAAAGACACCGTTCTATTGCTCCAGAAAATAGCAAAGGCAGTGCAATGGATTATGAAAGACTTTTGCGAGATGAAATTGTATTAAAAAAGAAACAAAGCAAAAAAACAAAGTCTGGCAAAATATATAACTCCTATGAAGAATTTCTTTCCGATTGGTATGAAACATATGTTCTAGCAAATAATAGACCATCCGAGCAGATCAAAAAAAGTGGGATTATAAGAAATCATCTAGTTCCACATTTTGGGCAAACGAAGTTAGAAGAAATTAGTGAAAGAGATATGGAAATACTTAAGAGGGATAAACTAGCGTCAGGTCTTGCAGCAAAGACTATCAAGAATATTCAATCAGTAATGAGAAAATCTCTTGATTGTGCTGTGCAGTGGGGATACTTAGATAAAATTCCTTATTTTACTTGGATAAAAGTACCCAGAACAGAAGTACGCGTTATATCTAAGTATTGTGAACAAGAACTTCTAAATGATAATACCAACTTACTTTGGAATACAATGATTATTGTGGCTCTTAAAACTGGTATGCAACTTGGTGAGATTCTTGCACTACGTTGGACAGATGTAAACTTTTTCGAAAACATACTTAATGTAAACGGATCGATAAATGTTTGCTTTGAAAGAGCGCCAACCAAAAACGGCAAGTGCCGAGTTATACCCATGAGTAATGATGTTCGCTCTGGTCTTAAGAGATTATTTGAAGACAACAGAAAGAAGTCCAGAAATACTTATGTATTTGATAGAGGCGATGAAAAACCTTTTAGCATGTATGCTTCCGGCAGAATGTTGAAAAAAATAACCAAACAAATTGATATTGATGAACATATTCACTGGCATAAACTACGACACACTTTTGCAACAAATGTAGCAAAACGAGGTGTTAGTATGCGTATTCTTCAAGAATTACTAGGGCATTCAACGATTCTTATGACCGAAAGGTATTCTCACGTCGATATGGAGGCAAAACAAAATGCAATCCAACTTTTGGACCATAAAAACGAAAATTTTGGGCAGATTTTGGGCAGATGCCCAACTTATCCACAGGGTACAAAAAACAAAACACAACCAGAATTTGGCTGTGTTGTGCGATAA
- a CDS encoding zonular occludens toxin domain-containing protein — MITIITGKPGAGKTLFMTYKALEMFLKGYDIYANWKLDFSEYAVKKKNNKKKLGKVYFWSEIPELLHIKGGQIFIDEAQGYFDSREWQDMPPSAKQKFSAHRHDVKKGKNGQIIPLNIWAGVQHTSNIDKRIRDLGQNFAEVRNIFHLIFMVSYFELQDLKDDNLKRRAVKRKVFLFNKKKANCYNTHEAVNFIEYPEFLYHREYKKEHSNDNTGLIPNSEEIPAYSKNRKK; from the coding sequence ATGATTACCATAATTACAGGAAAACCTGGAGCTGGAAAAACCTTGTTCATGACTTACAAAGCTTTGGAAATGTTTTTGAAAGGATACGATATTTACGCAAATTGGAAGTTAGATTTTTCTGAATATGCAGTAAAGAAGAAAAACAATAAAAAAAAGCTAGGTAAAGTATATTTTTGGTCAGAGATTCCTGAATTACTTCATATTAAAGGCGGACAGATTTTTATTGATGAGGCCCAAGGATATTTTGATTCTAGAGAATGGCAAGATATGCCTCCTTCAGCTAAACAAAAATTTTCTGCTCACAGACATGATGTAAAGAAGGGTAAAAATGGACAAATTATTCCACTGAACATTTGGGCTGGTGTACAACACACCTCAAATATAGACAAAAGGATAAGAGATTTGGGGCAAAACTTTGCAGAAGTAAGAAACATTTTTCATTTGATATTTATGGTTTCCTACTTTGAATTGCAAGATTTAAAAGATGACAATTTAAAACGTCGAGCAGTCAAAAGAAAGGTATTTTTATTTAATAAGAAAAAAGCTAATTGTTATAACACGCATGAAGCTGTCAATTTTATTGAATATCCTGAATTTCTTTATCACAGAGAATACAAAAAAGAACATTCCAATGATAATACTGGTCTAATTCCCAATTCAGAAGAAATACCAGCTTACTCAAAAAACCGCAAGAAGTAA